A window of the Lolium perenne isolate Kyuss_39 chromosome 7, Kyuss_2.0, whole genome shotgun sequence genome harbors these coding sequences:
- the LOC127314283 gene encoding beta-carotene isomerase D27, chloroplastic, giving the protein MALMPVELCFATRASPATGTLPRRRATVRCAATAPAPMGEKTEYRDGPLERAFMGLFARKMEKYAGRKKKPGGEEEKKAVWDWDYESFVDVSRRVMVGRSRAQQQEAVREVLISMLPPGAPEQFKKLFPPTRWACEFNAALTVPFFHWLVGPSEVVEVEVDGVKQRSGVLIKKCRYLENSGCVGMCVNMCKIPTQSFFTDEFGLPLTMNPNFEDMSCEMIYGQVPPPLEEDPVSKQPCYPSLCSISTPSATICPKLQN; this is encoded by the exons ATGGCGTTGATGCCCGTGGAGCTCTGCTTCGCCACGCGCGCCTCGCCGGCGACCGGAACGCTGCCGAGGCGGCGAGCGACGGTGCGCTGCGCGGCGACGGCGCCGGCGCCGATGGGGGAGAAGACGGAGTACCGTGACGGTCCTCTGGAACGCGCGTTCATGGGGCTGTTCGCGCGCAAGATGGAGAAGTACgccgggaggaagaagaagccggGCGGCGAGGAGGAGAAGAAGGCGGTGTGGGACTGGGACTACGAGAGCTTCGTGGACGTGTCGCGGCGGGTGATGGTGGGGCGGTCGCGCGCGCAGCAGCAGGAGGCCGTCCGCGAGGTGCTCATCTCCATGCTCCCTCCCGGCGCCCCCGAGCAGTTCAAGAAGCTCTTCCCGCCCACGCGCTGGGCTTGCGAGTTCAACGCCGCCCTCACCGTTCCCTTCTTCCACTGGCTTGTCGGCCCGTCAGAG gttgtggaggtggaggtggacggGGTGAAGCAGAGGAGTGGAGTGCTCATAAAAAAATGCAG GTACTTGGAGAACAGCGGCTGCGTAGGGATGTGCGTCAATATGTGTAAGATCCCCACGCAGAGCTTCTTTACTGACGAGTTTGGACTTCCCCTCACCATGAACCCAA ATTTTGAAGACATGAGCTGTGAAATGATATATGGCCAAGTGCCACCCCCATTGGAAGAAGATCCAGTGTCAAAGCAACCGTGCTACCCCAGCCTCT GTTCTATATCGACGCCCTCCGCCACAATCTGTCCAAAACTTCAGAattag